The genomic interval GGTTTTCGGGGTCCTCGTCCAACCGGGGGGGGGCGGGGTGCGCCAAAGCCTTCGGGCAGCGGAACGGGGGCACCGCGTCGAGAGCCACCGCCTAAACCCGTAAAACGGAGCGAGCAAAGTAAGGAAGATTAAAATCAAACAACCAGATCCCCAAACTCTCAAAGAATTTGGGGATGTTCAGGTTTACTCATTTATTGCGGGACAACTTGGGGAGTCAGGGGTCGAGTTTTCTGGCTCCTGACTTTTTAAGGCATTAATCATCCAAATTTGGAAAATTGGTAGGGGGAGGCGGAGGAGGCTGGGAACGGGTTGAGGAGGTTGGGTGAACTTCCTCATAACCATCTAGATCATCCGCTTTGCTCAGTTGTTCCAGGATCGCTTTTTCCTGCTCCGTAATCTCAAACGGAACCTCGGAATCTGCCCCTGCTTCACTAAACAAATCATTCAAGTCTTCATTGAAAGGGGTAATTTCCGCGTGTGTTTGATCAAATACGCTGCTTAAGTCGAAATCTGTGGAATTAGCTGGGTCTAACTCAGGAGTAATTTCCTCCACAATCAGGATTTCTTCAATACTTTTGGTTTCTCCAAAAGCATCTAAATTGAAGTCCATTGCATCCGTTGGTTCGTCCTGAAACAATGCTTCGACCTCCGGTGCAATTTCCCCGGAGAATTCCTGGTCTAGAATTGCCGCCCATTTCGTTTCGGCGGAATGGGTAGAGTCTGGTTCAAAGAGGGCACTGGTATCTAGGGCAGCAGTTTCAAACGTGGTTCCATCCCCGCCGGAATCGAGTTTAACTTCAGTTAACGGAGTCTCTGGTTCTGCATCAAATAGAACATTGATGTCCAGAGAAGAAGCTTCAGCTTCAGTTTCTTGGGATACAGGATCAAATTTGACCTCAGGCAGCGGAGACGCTTGCTCTAGCTCAGACAGAACATTGGTATCGAGGGAAGCAGCCTCAGAATCGATTGCATTAGCGGTAGGGTCAGCTTGAGCTTCGTCCAGCAAAAATTCAGGTTCTTGCTCAAAGAGGTCATTGGTGTCCAAGGAAAAGACTTCGAACGGAATTTCCTCCCCTTCAGACCCAAATTTGACCTCAGCCAGCGGAGTCTCTGGTTCTGTCCCAAACAGCTCATCGATCTCCAGGGAAGTGGCTTCCAGGGTAGCCTCACCAACTTCAGACTCAAGGTTGACCTCAGCCAACGAAGTTTCTGGTTCTGCTTCAAACAAACCTGTGGTATCCAGGGAAGTGGCTTCGGAATCAGTTTCATTGCTGCCCAAATCCAATTCGGCGTCAGTCAATGAAAGTTCGGGTTCTTGCTCAAAGAGGTCATTGGTGTCCAGAGAAAAGACTTCGAACGGGATTTCCTCCCCTTCAGACTCAAATTTGACCTCAGCCAGAGGAGTCTCTGGTTCTGCCTCAAACAGCTCATCGATCTCCAGGGAAGTGGCTTCCAGGGTAGCCTCACCAACTTCAGACTCAAGGTTGACCTCAGCCAACGAAGTTTCTGGTTCTGCTTCAAACAAACCTGTGGTATCCAGGGAAGCGACTTCGGAATCAGTTTCATTGCTGCCCAAATCCAATTCGGATTCAGTCAATGAAAGTTCGGGTTCTTGCTCAAAGAGGTCATTGGTGTCCAGAGAAGAGACTTCGAATGGGATTTCCTCCCCTTCAGACTCAAATTTGACCTCAGCCAGTGGAGTCTCTGGTTCTGCCTCAAACAGCTCATCGATCTCCAGGGAAGTGGCTTCCAGGGTAGCCTCACCAACTTCAGACTCAAGGTTGACCTCAGCCAACGAAGTTTCTGGTTCTGCTTCAAACAAAGCGTTGGCATCCAGGGAAGTGGCTTCAGAATCAGTTTCATTGCTGCCCAAATCCAATTCGGATTCAGTCAATGAAAGTTCGGGTTCTTGCTCAAAGAGGTCGTTGGTGTCCAGAGAAAAGACTTCGAACGGGATTTCCTCCCCTTCAGACTCAAATTTGACCTCAGGCCAGTGGAGTTTCTGGTTCTGCCTCAAACAGCTCATCGATCTCCAGGGAAGTGGCTTCCAGGGTAGCCTCACCAACTTCAGACTCAAGGTTGACCTCAGCCAACGAAGTTTCTGGTTCTGCTTCAAACAAACCTGTGGTATCCAGGGAAGCGACTTCGGAATCAGTTTCATTGCTGCCCAAATCCAATTCGGCGTCAGTCAATGAAAGTTCGGGTTCTTGCTCAAAGAGGTCGTTGGTGTCCAGAGAAGAGACTTCGAACGGGATTTCCTCCCCTTCAGACTCAAATTTGACCTCAGCCAGCGGAGTCTCTGGTTCTGCCTCAAACAGCTCATCGATTTCCAGGGAAGTGGCTTCAGAATCAGTTTCATTGCTGCCCGAATCAAATTCGGCTTCAGCTTCAGTCAATGAAAGTTCGGGTTCTTGCTCGAAGAGTTCTTGCTCAAAGAGGTCATTGGTGTCTAAGGAGGAGACTTCAAAGGTGCTATCTCCAGGCACATCTTCAAATCCAAAATCGGCTGGAATTTCTGGTTCGTCTGGAAAGTTAAGTGTTTGGGAAGCGCTTTCAGGTGACGGGGACAATTCTTCGCTACCGGGTACTGTGAGTTCAGTGAGCGCATCCTCTACTTCCATCAGGTCAGTCAATTCGCTATCTGTAACCGAATTGCCAGCAGTGTTACTGTCGATCGCTTCAGTTTCGTCAATTTGTTCTGAAAACAACTCCTCAGGCACGAGGAGGGGAACGTCCACAATAATCTCCTCGGTCATTTCTGCAAATAGACCCTCAGGGCTTTCTGCCGCAGACACTTCTACTGAGGAAATTTCTGTGATCAGGGATGCTTCGCTGAAAAGTATGGTTTCCGCAGAAGGTCCGCCATCGCTTACTTCAGGAACCGCTTCAAATAAGGTTTCAGGTTCCTCTGCCAAAGGAGTGTTGTCATCGCCAACAAAACTGCTATTAAGTTCCGCTAATGGCAGGTCTGTAAATAGCAGCTCAGGTTCCACTGGGGAACTGGCCTCATGAGAAAATAAGGCTTCAGAGAGTGGCTCTGAACTGGGGGCTGCGATCGTTTCAGCCGTGGGAACCTCAGACGTATCTACAAATGGGATCGCCTCATCCGGCACCGAATCGGTTGGGATTAACCACCCATCGGTTGGTTCTGCAATCACTTCTACCACCTTCTCTGCGCCAAAAGCAGGCGAAGCATGCGGGGGAAGAGTAATCTCACCCATGTCCGCCAATGTTTCTGGAGGGTCAACTATTTTAGATTTGATGGATTCGGGTTGGCGGATCGGTTCACTACTTCGAAACTGTTTTCTGACATAGGTTGGTTTGGGTTCGGGTGGTTTGAACAATCCTTTCCAGGCATTCGTGATGCCAGAAAAAATCCCGCCTGTCTTTCCTGTCAAATTTGCGATCGCATCATTTGATGCTCCCTGCTTCACCTCGGAAACCGTTTGTTTCACTTCGGTTTCGGCTTGCGGAATTGCTGCTTCAACAGTCTCTACAACTGCTTCCGTCAGATCCGGAGCCTTTTCAGCGATGACCTCAAAAGATTTTGACTTATTTTCAAATACGGCAGTTTCAGCCAACCGCTCTTGAGGAGGGTTGTCCTCTGGCAATGAAATTTCCTCAACGACAGGGATAGTCTCCTCAACCCCCGTCTCCTCAAACTCCGTCTCAACGGCTGTGTCCAATAGTGCTTCCCGGCGAGCTGAGGCAAAATCAGCAGGAGTCAACGGGACATAGGGTTCATCCACAGGAACCCCGGCAGGCTTTTCTTGAGATTTAGTGACTGTTGTTGCCAACCCCTGGGCCTGGGTTTTTAGCTTTTCAAACAAAGGAGCAGCTTGTTCCGTTAGCCTGGTAAACGTTTCAGGTTTGGATAAATTTGCAAATGTTTCTCTCAGTTCTTCAAAATTGGGGATCGCTGTTTGTTGATCAGCAGGAGCCGTCTGACGGCGCAGAAAAAAGGTCTGCCAACCTAACCATCCCAGAAGCGCAACGCTTGCTGTTTGCCCCAGCAACACCCCTCCAGTAATCCGTCCAGCGCAAACCCACAAAACCAATGCGTAGAACAGCCCAATTCCGCTCCAGATAAAATCATTTTTACGATGAACTTCTGGGAAGAAAAAGGCAGCTACATAAAGGGCAAAACTGCCCAAACCAACCACCAGTGCCAGGATGTATGCCAGCATGTGCCGCTCCATGAATGCCTGAGAACTACCTATAACTCTACTCCGCCAGAGAACGATGAGTTTTAAGTTTTGAGTGGATATATTAAGAAACTCAAACCTCGTCTTTAACTCCTGGCTCTCTCTAATCTGCCCTCGATTTTCTATTTGCTATCAGGGGGAGGGGAAGGGGATTCTTTGCTCGTTCCCGTTGCTTTGACAGGTAACACCCACCAGCCCCAACGGCAAAACTTTAGGATATGATTCGGATTACCAGGTCACATACGCCACAGCTTAATCTTATTTTCCAGGCGAACTTAAGGAGATCGGGCTACCCTGAAGGGAAAGAAGACAGCCCGGCACTTGCAGAGTTCTCAGGAAATCCTATGGCACAAAGCTTTGGTGTGATTGGTCTTGCTGTAATGGGGGAAAACCTGGCGCTTAACGTTGAGCGAAACGGGTTCCCTATTGCGGTCTACAACCGCAGTCGTGAGAAAACCGATACCTTTATGGCAACACGGGCAACCGGAAAAAATGTCGTCGCCGCCTACACCCTGGAGGAATTTGTTGCGGCTTTGGAGCGTCCCCGTAAGATTTTGATTATGGTGAAAGCGGGTGCTCCGGTTGATGCGACAATTCAGCAACTTAAACCCCTTCTGGATGAAGGGGATATTTTGATTGACGGTGGAAACTCCTTATTTAAGGACACCGCCCGTCGTGCAGAAGAACT from Kovacikia minuta CCNUW1 carries:
- a CDS encoding Ycf66 family protein; translation: MERHMLAYILALVVGLGSFALYVAAFFFPEVHRKNDFIWSGIGLFYALVLWVCAGRITGGVLLGQTASVALLGWLGWQTFFLRRQTAPADQQTAIPNFEELRETFANLSKPETFTRLTEQAAPLFEKLKTQAQGLATTVTKSQEKPAGVPVDEPYVPLTPADFASARREALLDTAVETEFEETGVEETIPVVEEISLPEDNPPQERLAETAVFENKSKSFEVIAEKAPDLTEAVVETVEAAIPQAETEVKQTVSEVKQGASNDAIANLTGKTGGIFSGITNAWKGLFKPPEPKPTYVRKQFRSSEPIRQPESIKSKIVDPPETLADMGEITLPPHASPAFGAEKVVEVIAEPTDGWLIPTDSVPDEAIPFVDTSEVPTAETIAAPSSEPLSEALFSHEASSPVEPELLFTDLPLAELNSSFVGDDNTPLAEEPETLFEAVPEVSDGGPSAETILFSEASLITEISSVEVSAAESPEGLFAEMTEEIIVDVPLLVPEELFSEQIDETEAIDSNTAGNSVTDSELTDLMEVEDALTELTVPGSEELSPSPESASQTLNFPDEPEIPADFGFEDVPGDSTFEVSSLDTNDLFEQELFEQEPELSLTEAEAEFDSGSNETDSEATSLEIDELFEAEPETPLAEVKFESEGEEIPFEVSSLDTNDLFEQEPELSLTDAELDLGSNETDSEVASLDTTGLFEAEPETSLAEVNLESEVGEATLEATSLEIDELFEAEPETPLA